From one Felis catus isolate Fca126 chromosome E2, F.catus_Fca126_mat1.0, whole genome shotgun sequence genomic stretch:
- the MTSS2 gene encoding protein MTSS 2 isoform X6 produces the protein METAEKECGALGGLFQAIVNDMKSSYPIWEDFNSKATKLHSQLRTTVLAAVAFLDAFQKVADMATNTRGATRDIGSALTRMCMRHRSIETKLRQFTNALLESLINPLQERIEDWKKSANQLDKDHAKEYKRARHEIKKKSSDTLKLQKKARKGKGDLQPQLDSALQDVNDMYLLLEETEKQAVRRALIEERGRFCTFITFLQPVVNGELTMLGEITHLQGIIDDLVVLTAEPHKLPPASEQVIKDLKGSDYSWSYQTPPSSPSGSGSRKSSMCSAPSSSSSAKGGGAPWPGGAQTYSPSSTCRYRSLAQPAATTARLSSVSSHDSGFVSQDATYSKPPSPMPSDITSQDWAKAGPHEQPSGTSLQRRKDRLEHPRDTEPGLASGGTLGPSGEEAPRPRMSPATIAAKHGEEVSPAASDLAMVLTRGLSLEHQKSSRDSLQYSSGYSTQTTTPSCSEDTIPSQGSDYDCYSVNGDADGEGPAEFDKSSTIPRNSNIAQNYRRLIQTKRPASTAGLPSASGAPPGVATIRRTPSTKPAVRRALSSAGPIPIRPPIVPVKTPTVPDSPGYAGPTRAGSEECVFYSDEAASPLAPDLAKASPKRLSLPNTAWASPAPEAASYPGLADDDEQQQLAANRHSLVEKLGELVAGAHALGEGQFPFPTALTATPAEETPSPPPAASGDPPAEDMLVAIRRGVRLRRTVTNDRSAPRIL, from the exons AGCTCCTATCCCATCTGGGAAGACTTCAACTCCAAGGCCACCAAGCTGCATTCCCAGCTGAG gacCACTGTGCTGGCTGCTGTGGCCTTCTTGGATGCCTTTCAGAAAGTGGCCGACATGGCCACCAACacccgag GGGCCACACGGGACATTGGCTCAGCGCTCACGCGCATGTGCATGCGCCACCGCAGCATCGAGACCAAGCTGCGGCAATTCACCAA CGCGCTGCTGGAGAGCCTCATCAACCCGCTGCAGGAGCGCATCGAGGACTGGAAGAAGTCAGCCAACCAGCTGGACAAGGACCACGCGAAAG AATACAAACGAGCCCGGCACGAGATCAAGAAGAAGTCTTCAGACACGCTGAAGCTGCAGAAAAAAGCGCGCAAAG GGAAAGGAGATCTGCAGCCCCAGCTGGACAGTGCCCTGCAGGACGTCAACGACATGTACCTGCtgctggaagagacagagaagcaggcgGTGCGCCGGGCCCTGATTGAGGAGCGCGGCCGTTTCTGTACCTTCATCACTTTCCTGCAGCCTGTGGTG AATGGCGAGCTGACCATGCTGGGAGAGATCACCCACCTGCAGGGCATCATCGACGACCTGGTGGTGCTGACTGCGGAGCCCCACAAGCTGCCCCCCGCCAGTGAGCAG GTGATCAAAGACCTGAAGGGCTCTGACTATAGCTGGTCGTACCAGACCCCCCCATCATCGCCCAGCGGCTCCGGCTCTCGCAAGTCCAGCATGTGCAG CGCCCCCAGCAGCAGTAGCAGTGCCAAGGGTGGCGGAGCCCCATGGCCTGGGGGTGCCCAAACATACTCACCCAGTTCCACCTGTCGCTACCGCAGCCTGGCACAGCCAGCCGCCACCACCGCCCGACTCTCCAGCGTCTCCTCCCACGACTCTGGCTTCGTCTCCCAGGATGCCACCTACTCCAAGCCCCCCTCACCCATGCCTTCAGACATCACCAGCCAG GACTGGGCCAAAGCAGGTCCCCATGAACAGCCCTCAGGCACCAGCCTGCAGAGGAGGAAGGACCGACTGGAACACCCCCGGGACACAGAGCCAGGCCTGGCCAGCGGGGGCACCCTGGGCCCCAGCGGAGAGGAGGCACCAAGACCACGCATGTCCCCTGCCACCATCGCAGCCAAG CATGGTGAAGAGGTGTCCCCGGCGGCCAGTGACCTGGCCATGGTGCTGACCCGCGGCCTGAGCCTGGAGCACCAGAAGAGCAGCCGGGACTCTCTGCAGTACTCCAGTGGCTACAGCACGCAGACCACCACGCCATCCTGCTCCGAGGACACCATCCCCTCCCAAG GCTCCGACTACGACTGCTACTCGGTGAATGGGGACGCAGATGGCGAGGGCCCGGCCGAGTTCGACAAGTCCTCCACCATCCCCCGCAACAGCAACATTGCCCAGAATTACCGCCGCCTGATCCAGACCAAGCGCCCGGCCTCCACCGCGGGGCTGCCCAGCGCCTCGGGCGCTCCCCCCGGCGTGGCCACCATCCGCCGCACACCCTCCACCAAGCCCGCCGTGCGCCGCGCGCTCTCCAGCGCTGGCCCCATCCCCATCCGGCCGCCCATCGTCCCCGTGAAGACGCCCACAGTGCCCGACTCCCCTGGCTACGCAGGGCCCACACGGGCGGGCAGCGAGGAGTGCGTCTTCTACAGCGACGAAGCTGCCTCGCCCCTGGCACCAGACCTGGCCAAGGCCTCACCGAAGAGGCTGAGCCTGCCCAACACGGCCtgggccagccctgccccagaGGCAGCCAGCTACCCCGGGCTGGCGGACGACGACGAGCAGCAGCAGCTGGCCGCCAACCGGCACAGCCTGGTGGAGAAGCTCGGGGAGCTGGTGGCGGGCGCCCACGCGCTGGGCGAGGGCCAGTTCCCCTTCCCTACAGCCCTGACCGCCACCCCTGCAGAGGAGACGCCCAGTCCGCCCCCGGCAGCCTCCGGCGACCCCCCGGCCGAAGACATGCTGGTGGCCATCCGGCGCGGGGTTCGTCTCCGCAGGACCGTCACCAACGACAGGTCGGCGCCCCGCATCTTGTGA